The following proteins come from a genomic window of Maribacter sp. HTCC2170:
- the ribB gene encoding 3,4-dihydroxy-2-butanone-4-phosphate synthase — translation MEKRIQLNTIEEAIADVRKGKVIIVVDDENRENEGDFIAAAEMVTPEMINFMAKHGRGLICAPLTEDRCKELDLEMMVQNNTVLHQTQFTVSVDLIGHGCTTGISVHDRSKTILSLVDDTTKPHDLGRPGHIFPLRAKNGGVLRRTGHTEAAIDLARLAGYKPAGILVEILNEDGTMARLPQLVEVAKNFDLKIISIEDLVAYRMEHDSLIEKKEDFEITTRFGNFRLRAYQQTTNDQVHIALTKGDWSINEPILTRINATLVNNDILGTLTNNPDKKLEDMFKAINNEEKGAFVFINQQSQSLNLLNRLTELKSLQSKGVYKAPKIDMDTRDFGVGAQILHDLNISKIKLLTNTLQEKRVGIVGYGLEIVDYVTY, via the coding sequence ATGGAAAAAAGAATACAATTAAATACTATAGAGGAAGCCATTGCAGATGTTCGTAAAGGAAAGGTGATAATTGTAGTTGATGACGAAAATCGTGAAAATGAAGGTGATTTTATCGCTGCTGCCGAAATGGTAACACCAGAAATGATAAACTTCATGGCCAAACATGGCCGAGGGTTAATATGCGCTCCATTGACCGAAGATCGTTGCAAGGAATTGGATCTTGAAATGATGGTCCAAAATAACACGGTACTTCATCAAACCCAATTTACGGTATCGGTAGATTTGATAGGACATGGGTGTACAACGGGCATATCAGTTCATGACCGTTCAAAAACAATCCTATCGTTGGTTGACGACACGACAAAACCACATGATTTAGGACGCCCTGGGCACATTTTTCCGCTACGCGCAAAAAATGGTGGGGTATTAAGAAGAACAGGGCATACAGAGGCTGCTATTGATCTTGCTCGTCTTGCTGGTTATAAACCGGCGGGCATTCTTGTTGAAATTCTTAATGAAGATGGTACAATGGCCAGGTTACCACAGTTAGTGGAAGTGGCCAAGAATTTTGATCTAAAGATTATTTCAATCGAAGATCTTGTGGCCTATCGTATGGAACATGATAGTTTGATTGAAAAGAAAGAAGATTTTGAGATAACCACTCGCTTTGGCAATTTCAGATTACGAGCTTACCAACAAACAACAAATGATCAGGTGCATATAGCGTTGACGAAAGGCGATTGGAGTATAAATGAACCCATTCTTACCCGTATCAATGCTACTTTGGTGAACAATGATATTCTGGGTACTTTGACAAATAATCCTGACAAAAAATTGGAAGATATGTTCAAAGCAATCAATAACGAAGAAAAAGGTGCCTTTGTGTTTATCAACCAACAATCGCAATCGCTTAATCTATTGAACAGATTAACCGAATTGAAAAGTTTACAATCCAAAGGAGTTTATAAAGCTCCGAAAATTGATATGGATACTCGTGATTTTGGGGTTGGTGCTCAAATCTTGCACGACTTGAACATATCTAAAATAAAACTCCTCACAAATACGTTGCAAGAAAAACGTGTGGGTATAGTTGGTTATGGATTAGAAATAGTGGATTACGTAACCTACTAG